From the genome of Kaistella daneshvariae, one region includes:
- a CDS encoding dihydrofolate reductase family protein: MSKVIFDSAISLDGFFAGDNRSPQNPIGGVSAQLHSWMFNQKAFWQYLGLEGGKEDSEDGKFIRETIARTGAFIMGKRMFAEGEVSWPNDLYKADVYVLTHEVREPWVQEGSTAFYFINDGIESALEKARTSANGKDIRIQGGANTIQQFLNAGLVDEFFLHLAPVFLGGGIRLFDGIDKNKYDLQIEDVIPSKLTTHLRYKLTKK; this comes from the coding sequence ATGAGCAAAGTAATCTTCGACAGCGCAATTTCTCTGGACGGTTTTTTTGCCGGCGACAACCGCAGTCCGCAAAATCCCATTGGCGGCGTCTCTGCGCAGCTTCATTCCTGGATGTTTAATCAAAAAGCCTTCTGGCAGTACTTAGGCCTCGAAGGCGGAAAAGAAGACAGCGAAGACGGCAAATTCATCCGCGAAACCATCGCCAGAACTGGCGCTTTCATCATGGGAAAACGCATGTTTGCGGAAGGTGAAGTCAGCTGGCCAAACGACCTTTATAAAGCCGACGTTTATGTTTTGACCCACGAAGTGCGCGAACCTTGGGTTCAGGAAGGATCTACGGCTTTCTATTTCATCAACGACGGCATAGAAAGCGCCCTGGAAAAAGCCCGGACTTCCGCGAACGGCAAAGACATCCGCATACAGGGCGGCGCAAATACCATTCAGCAGTTTCTCAACGCCGGCCTCGTCGATGAATTTTTCCTGCACCTGGCGCCGGTTTTTCTGGGCGGCGGCATCCGGTTATTCGACGGAATTGATAAAAACAAATACGACCTTCAAATCGAAGATGTAATACCTTCAAAACTCACCACGCATTTGCGGTATAAACTAACAAAAAAATAA